The following are encoded in a window of Brachyhypopomus gauderio isolate BG-103 chromosome 18, BGAUD_0.2, whole genome shotgun sequence genomic DNA:
- the LOC143482016 gene encoding uncharacterized protein LOC143482016 codes for MIHLMCIRAFLGLTVVLMSAGGCNGVNSTSCHKVAKVSLEEMCHPDNTSERDPYPHLQCYFYSVDINVPQSCPCVLNVSGAELLGTEDKNRIAVRNVLRVCCMCTEHKPKFHICEESTVGVWSITIPIVYFVVGLTVVGFVVLLSLALNCLACVSHLTTKGTRVAMHTRSYKAEERSTDSAPEQRNKDEVKMTTEEDLCYATVIYPAERVTHKVNYEQRTEYATVVRNSADGEQELLSHHRDNVDNSVGDCE; via the exons GAGGATGCAATGGTGTAAATTCTACAAGTTGTCACAAAGTGGCCAAAGTCAGTCTGGAAGAGATGTGCCACCCAGACAATACGAGTGAACGTGATCCATATCCCCATCTGCAGTGTTATTTTTACAGCGTTGACATTAATGTCCCCCAAAGCTGCCCTTGTGTACTCAATGTGAGCGGAGCAGAACTTCTGGGGACTGAAGACAAAAACCGGATCGCTGTCAggaatgtgttgagagtgtgctGTATGTGCACTGAACACAAACCTAAATTCCACATCTGCGAGGAATCAACAGTTGGAGTGTGGAGCATAA CTATACCAATTGTATATTTTGTCGTTGGACTCACTGTGGTGGGCTTTGTGGTTCTCCTTTCTTTGGCATTAAACTGCTTAGCATGTGTCAGCCATCTGACTACAAAGG GAACCAGAGTGGCTATGCATACCAGAAG CTACAAAGCCGAAGAACGTAGCACTG ATTCTGCTCCTGAGCAGCGGAACAAAGATGAAGTGAAAATG ACAACTGAAGAAGACTTATGCTATGCTACAGTGATTTACCCTGCGGAAAGAGTTACTCACAAGGTCAATTATGAGCAAAGGACGGAATACGCCACAGTGGTCAGAAATTCAGCAGATGGAGAGCAAGAACTACTGTCCCATCACAGGGATAATGTTGATAATTCTGTTGGTGATTGTGAATAA